One genomic segment of Candidatus Neomarinimicrobiota bacterium includes these proteins:
- the ccoN gene encoding cytochrome-c oxidase, cbb3-type subunit I, producing MEMEKFQYDNKIVRMFFWATVAWGITAFLVGLTIALQLPAPWWNFSTSWLTFGRLRPLHTNAAIFAFVGNGIFMGYYYAAQRLLKARNFSDVLSHIHFWGWQAIIVSAVLTLPAGITTAKEYAELEWPIDIAIALIWVAWGVNMIGTIVKRREKHLYVAMWFFISTFVTVAMLHIVNSFEIPVSIGKSYSLYAGVQDALVQWWYGHNAVAFFLTTPYLGLMYYYMPKAAQRPVYSYRLSVIHFWALIFLYIWAGPHHLLYSSTPDWAQTLGTVFSIMLIAPSWGGMLNGLLTLRGAWDRVRQDPILKFMVVAVSAYGMSTFEGPMMSLKNYNAISHFTDYTIAHVHVGTLGWNGLLTFGILYWLAPRLWASKLYSVKLANIHFWLATLGMIFWVIPMYWTGITQALIWKQFTPEGFLVYPNFLETVLQLVPMYWTRAFGGTLYLTGSFIMLYNLIKTARAGAPIPDPVIEAPALKPIVSVPGEHKHRWVEARPVPFLILAFIAVAIGGLVEFIPMFVVKSNIPTISTVVPYTPLELEGRDIYIREGCVNCHSQMIRPFRSETERYGEYSKAGEYVYDHPFLWGSKRTGPDLHREGVGKLRKPDAWHYNHMDNPRSMSPGSIMPVYPWLLEDSNDYAHLTRKISAMRTLGVPYEEGYEDQALADLKKQAEDIVANLKDSGIETTWDKEIISLIAYLQKLGTGILPK from the coding sequence ATGGAGATGGAGAAATTCCAGTACGACAATAAAATCGTACGAATGTTTTTCTGGGCCACGGTGGCATGGGGAATTACCGCATTTTTAGTCGGTCTTACCATTGCTCTACAATTACCAGCACCTTGGTGGAATTTTAGTACATCCTGGTTAACCTTTGGTCGTTTACGCCCATTACATACCAATGCTGCAATTTTTGCATTTGTCGGTAACGGTATTTTTATGGGTTATTACTATGCTGCCCAAAGATTATTAAAAGCCAGAAACTTTTCGGATGTGCTAAGCCATATCCACTTCTGGGGCTGGCAGGCAATTATTGTATCAGCGGTATTGACCTTACCTGCTGGAATCACAACAGCCAAAGAGTATGCAGAGCTGGAATGGCCTATTGATATTGCCATTGCTCTGATCTGGGTTGCCTGGGGTGTCAATATGATCGGAACCATTGTCAAGCGCCGTGAAAAGCATCTCTACGTAGCCATGTGGTTCTTTATCTCTACGTTTGTCACTGTAGCGATGCTTCATATCGTCAACTCTTTTGAGATACCGGTGAGTATAGGCAAAAGTTACTCTCTCTATGCTGGTGTCCAGGATGCCCTGGTTCAGTGGTGGTATGGCCATAATGCAGTTGCCTTCTTTCTGACCACCCCTTATCTCGGCCTCATGTATTATTACATGCCCAAAGCCGCTCAACGTCCGGTTTACTCATATAGACTATCAGTGATCCACTTTTGGGCGTTGATCTTTCTGTATATCTGGGCCGGTCCTCACCACTTGCTCTATTCTTCAACACCAGATTGGGCTCAAACCCTGGGAACCGTATTTTCGATCATGTTGATCGCTCCTTCATGGGGTGGCATGTTGAATGGTCTCTTGACCTTGCGGGGTGCCTGGGATCGAGTACGTCAGGATCCGATCCTCAAATTCATGGTTGTGGCCGTCTCGGCCTATGGTATGTCCACCTTTGAAGGACCCATGATGTCATTGAAGAATTACAACGCCATCTCCCACTTTACGGATTACACCATTGCCCATGTTCACGTTGGGACTCTAGGATGGAACGGGCTTTTGACCTTTGGTATTCTGTATTGGCTGGCTCCCAGATTATGGGCCAGCAAACTCTATTCAGTGAAATTAGCCAATATTCATTTCTGGTTGGCAACTCTGGGAATGATCTTTTGGGTAATTCCCATGTACTGGACCGGTATTACGCAAGCCTTGATCTGGAAGCAGTTTACACCAGAGGGTTTTCTGGTTTATCCAAACTTCCTGGAAACGGTCCTGCAGTTAGTACCCATGTACTGGACCCGCGCCTTTGGTGGAACCCTTTACCTTACGGGTTCATTCATCATGTTATATAACCTGATAAAAACAGCCAGAGCAGGCGCTCCCATCCCGGATCCTGTAATAGAAGCACCTGCCCTGAAACCCATTGTCTCTGTTCCCGGTGAACACAAACACCGTTGGGTTGAAGCTCGCCCCGTACCGTTCCTGATTCTGGCGTTCATTGCTGTGGCAATCGGTGGTTTGGTTGAGTTTATTCCCATGTTCGTTGTTAAATCAAATATACCGACCATCAGTACAGTGGTTCCTTATACACCTCTCGAGCTGGAAGGCCGCGATATCTATATCAGAGAAGGTTGTGTTAACTGTCACTCACAGATGATCCGTCCCTTTAGAAGCGAAACTGAACGCTATGGTGAGTATTCCAAGGCTGGCGAGTATGTTTATGATCATCCTTTTTTGTGGGGCTCAAAACGTACCGGTCCAGATCTGCACCGTGAAGGTGTTGGCAAACTGAGAAAACCGGATGCCTGGCACTATAACCACATGGATAATCCCCGTTCAATGAGTCCAGGTTCCATTATGCCAGTATATCCCTGGTTACTGGAAGACTCAAATGACTATGCTCATCTCACCCGCAAAATCAGTGCAATGAGAACCCTGGGTGTTCCTTATGAGGAAGGCTACGAGGATCAAGCTCTTGCCGACCTGAAAAAACAGGCAGAAGACATCGTTGCCAACCTGAAGGACTCAGGTATTGAGACAACATGGGATAAAGAGATCATTTCTTTGATCGCCTATCTGCAAAAATTGGGAACAGGGATTCTCCCTAAATAG
- the ccoG gene encoding cytochrome c oxidase accessory protein CcoG — MSVPDTQLTNIDTPSEYRDRIASINDDGKRNWVFPRQPKGRFYNARTWFSYLLLAIMFGGPFITMNGRPFILLNVLERKFILFGMAFWPQDSYIFVLATLTFVVGILLFTVVFGRLFCGWACPQTIFMEMIFRKIEYLIDGSANKQRKLKAQAWNAEKIFKRVLKHGVFWAISFIIANTFLAYIVGKDELFKIMTDPVSEHLTGFFIIIVFTSVFYFIYASFREQVCTLVCPYGRFQSVLLDEKSIVVHYDFIRGETRGKPKKNSTEDLGDCIDCNQCVEVCPTGIDIRNGTQLECVNCTACIDACDAVMDKVKKPQGLIRYDSYDGISKGEKLSFTFRNMGYSAVVLLLTAFFFTLLITRSDVETTILRSYGTLYQEVGNDHYTNLYSVKVLNKTFEEMPIRFELVEPTGTLNMVGTNLKVESQDRTEGAFFIDLDGALLDGTETKLKIAVYTGDRLLETVKTSFMGPRK; from the coding sequence ATGAGCGTGCCAGACACACAATTAACCAATATTGATACTCCATCAGAGTATAGAGATCGAATAGCCTCAATCAATGATGACGGTAAAAGGAATTGGGTCTTTCCACGACAGCCCAAAGGTCGATTTTATAATGCCCGGACCTGGTTTTCATACCTGCTTCTGGCCATTATGTTTGGCGGTCCCTTTATAACCATGAATGGTCGCCCTTTTATTCTGTTAAATGTCCTGGAGCGCAAATTTATTCTCTTCGGGATGGCTTTCTGGCCCCAGGACAGCTATATTTTTGTGTTGGCGACCCTGACCTTTGTGGTGGGAATTCTGCTGTTTACAGTGGTCTTTGGTCGATTGTTTTGTGGATGGGCCTGTCCACAGACCATCTTTATGGAAATGATATTTCGCAAGATAGAATATCTTATCGATGGCAGTGCTAACAAGCAGCGCAAACTAAAAGCTCAAGCCTGGAACGCTGAAAAGATATTTAAACGGGTTTTAAAACACGGGGTCTTTTGGGCGATATCCTTTATTATTGCCAATACGTTTTTGGCATATATCGTTGGTAAGGATGAACTTTTCAAGATCATGACCGACCCTGTCTCGGAACACTTGACCGGGTTCTTCATTATCATCGTTTTCACCAGTGTTTTCTATTTTATCTACGCTTCTTTTCGTGAGCAGGTCTGTACCCTGGTTTGTCCCTATGGTCGTTTTCAGTCCGTGCTTCTGGATGAAAAATCAATTGTTGTTCACTATGATTTTATCCGAGGTGAAACACGTGGTAAGCCTAAAAAGAATTCAACTGAAGATTTGGGGGATTGCATTGACTGTAATCAGTGTGTGGAAGTTTGTCCCACCGGGATAGATATTCGCAATGGCACTCAGTTGGAATGCGTGAACTGTACGGCTTGTATTGATGCTTGTGATGCTGTAATGGATAAGGTCAAGAAACCGCAGGGTCTGATCCGCTACGATTCTTATGATGGCATCAGCAAGGGTGAAAAATTAAGTTTCACATTTAGGAATATGGGATATTCCGCAGTTGTTCTGCTTCTGACGGCTTTCTTTTTCACGCTGCTGATTACCCGCTCAGATGTTGAGACCACTATTTTGCGCTCCTATGGAACCCTGTATCAAGAGGTGGGAAACGATCATTACACCAACCTCTATTCAGTGAAGGTGTTGAATAAAACCTTTGAAGAAATGCCCATTCGGTTTGAGCTGGTGGAACCAACGGGAACACTAAATATGGTGGGTACAAACCTGAAAGTAGAAAGTCAGGACAGAACAGAAGGCGCTTTCTTTATCGATTTGGATGGTGCTCTGCTTGACGGAACTGAAACCAAACTTAAAATAGCAGTCTATACGGGAGACCGATTATTGGAAACTGTAAAAACATCATTCATGGGACCGCGGAAATAA
- the ccoS gene encoding cbb3-type cytochrome oxidase assembly protein CcoS — protein MFLLMGASLTASLIFLAAYIWSVRSGQFDDKYTPSVRMLFDDENKTLKKTEPDTVSGNNKEENK, from the coding sequence ATGTTTTTATTGATGGGCGCCAGCTTAACGGCATCTCTGATCTTTTTAGCTGCCTATATCTGGTCAGTTCGTTCTGGTCAGTTTGATGATAAGTATACACCATCAGTCCGCATGTTGTTTGATGATGAAAATAAAACATTAAAGAAAACGGAACCCGATACTGTTTCGGGGAATAACAAGGAGGAGAATAAATAA
- a CDS encoding FixH family protein, whose translation MNQTEPSGRMWMWGTILTIVVFIAFFTSFAIWTYQKDVELVYDNYYDKDVVFGQQIRRVERTDALEIKPIFNYDQKTQLLTLRYSKALGHVAPVGEVLLFRPADLHKDRLFPLDLTGDTLQKIHLPNMDPGLWRIKLDWASGGLEYYLEQTLMIR comes from the coding sequence ATGAATCAGACAGAACCATCTGGAAGAATGTGGATGTGGGGAACCATTCTTACCATTGTAGTCTTTATCGCTTTTTTTACCAGCTTTGCCATCTGGACCTACCAGAAAGATGTTGAACTGGTCTATGACAATTACTACGACAAAGATGTGGTCTTTGGACAACAGATCCGACGTGTGGAACGAACGGATGCTTTGGAAATAAAGCCGATTTTCAACTATGATCAAAAAACGCAATTGTTGACGCTTAGATATTCCAAGGCATTAGGGCATGTTGCTCCCGTGGGTGAAGTGCTGTTGTTTCGTCCAGCGGATCTGCATAAGGATCGCCTTTTTCCACTGGACTTGACTGGAGACACCCTGCAGAAGATCCATTTACCTAATATGGATCCTGGATTGTGGCGGATCAAGCTGGATTGGGCCAGTGGCGGTTTGGAGTACTATCTGGAACAAACGCTTATGATCAGGTGA
- a CDS encoding heavy metal translocating P-type ATPase metal-binding domain-containing protein: MAIKFEQYQVESPGINEGDKLACFHCGDTCPDQSIAIGERYFCCNGCKTVFEILNVNELCEYYDIENNPGITPKQDLITDRFAYLDDEGVRKQIIEFSDGKTEKVTFHTPAMHCASCIWLLEKLHDMDQRVFQSQVNFPRKEVSISYNRDEMKLSEAAALVSSLGYEPLISLDTAGKREQSSAEKKLYLKIGLAGFAFGNVMILSFPEYLSRIGDVDPVFKMVFGYLSMALSLPVLIYATKDYYLSAWAGVKSKTVNIDVPITLGIGMLFFRSAWEVLTQTGVGYFDSFTGLVFFLLLGRIFQQKTYDVLSFERDYKSFFPLSVTRKVNNVEAVVPVSKLMPGDRIVVRNQELIPADAVLLKSGAFIDYSFVSGEADPVAKEAGEFIYAGGRQRGTTIELEVIKEPSQSYLTQLWNNDVFSKPRFSRLNKTVNQVSHYFTFGVVAIALAASLYWLQYDTATSIKVFTAVLIVACPCALALSSPFALGTTMRIFGRQGFYVKNTEAVEALSKIDTIVVDKTGTLTEAHQDIIEFSGDLLSLVEQQMVKSLVQHSTHPLSQKIFQALDVEATLAVDDFQEIFGKGIEGNIQNMVLKIGSGSWLGLEANLINTEDLKTRVYLSIDGKVKGSFLIANVYRQGLRPMLAKLLKRFKMYLLSGDTEREKATLVNLFGSDTGLFFRQTPEDKLNFISKLQGDGAHVLMVGDGLNDAGALRASEVGIAVTDDVTAFSPASDAILTGENLHLLEPFIKMSKATMSVIITSFIISIIYNIVGVTFAVCGLLSPLISAILMPASSISVVVFTTVTTSLRARMMGLT, encoded by the coding sequence TTGGCGATTAAGTTTGAACAGTATCAGGTTGAATCACCTGGAATTAACGAAGGTGACAAGTTGGCCTGTTTCCATTGCGGTGATACTTGCCCGGATCAGAGCATTGCCATTGGAGAAAGATACTTTTGCTGTAATGGCTGCAAGACGGTATTTGAAATTCTTAATGTTAACGAGTTATGTGAGTACTATGATATTGAAAATAACCCGGGGATCACACCAAAACAGGATTTGATCACAGATCGCTTTGCCTATCTGGATGATGAAGGTGTCCGGAAGCAGATCATTGAATTCTCTGATGGAAAAACAGAGAAGGTTACCTTTCATACACCAGCCATGCACTGTGCTTCATGCATCTGGTTATTGGAAAAGCTCCACGATATGGATCAACGAGTCTTTCAGTCTCAAGTGAACTTTCCCCGCAAAGAAGTTTCTATCAGCTACAACCGGGATGAAATGAAGCTGAGTGAAGCGGCTGCCCTGGTCTCATCTCTTGGTTATGAACCACTGATTAGCCTGGACACAGCAGGTAAACGGGAACAATCATCAGCCGAGAAAAAACTGTATCTAAAGATTGGTTTAGCAGGATTTGCTTTTGGGAATGTGATGATCCTCAGCTTTCCTGAATATCTTTCCAGAATAGGTGATGTTGACCCTGTTTTTAAAATGGTCTTTGGTTATCTGAGTATGGCGCTCTCGTTGCCGGTGCTTATTTATGCCACTAAAGATTATTATTTATCAGCCTGGGCCGGCGTCAAGTCAAAGACAGTTAATATTGATGTTCCCATCACTCTGGGGATTGGCATGCTCTTTTTCCGTAGTGCCTGGGAAGTGCTTACTCAAACCGGTGTAGGTTATTTTGATTCATTTACAGGTCTGGTCTTTTTTCTGCTCCTGGGTCGGATCTTTCAACAAAAAACCTATGACGTACTCTCCTTTGAAAGGGATTATAAATCGTTTTTCCCCCTCTCTGTTACCCGGAAAGTAAACAATGTTGAGGCCGTTGTACCGGTTTCCAAATTGATGCCAGGCGACCGGATCGTTGTTCGTAACCAGGAGCTTATACCGGCTGACGCTGTTTTACTGAAATCAGGAGCTTTTATTGACTATAGCTTTGTCAGTGGAGAGGCAGATCCCGTTGCTAAAGAGGCTGGAGAGTTCATTTATGCCGGGGGGCGACAACGCGGTACAACCATTGAGCTTGAAGTTATTAAAGAACCTTCACAAAGCTATCTGACCCAGCTTTGGAATAACGATGTTTTTAGTAAACCGCGTTTCTCGCGTTTAAATAAGACGGTTAATCAGGTTAGCCATTATTTCACCTTTGGGGTGGTGGCGATCGCCTTGGCGGCCTCATTGTACTGGCTTCAATACGATACCGCTACTTCTATAAAAGTATTTACAGCGGTTTTGATTGTTGCCTGTCCCTGTGCTTTGGCTCTATCATCTCCTTTTGCCCTGGGAACCACCATGCGGATATTTGGTCGCCAGGGGTTCTATGTGAAAAACACTGAAGCAGTGGAAGCTCTTTCCAAGATCGATACGATCGTTGTGGATAAGACCGGGACTCTCACAGAAGCTCACCAGGATATAATTGAGTTTTCCGGAGACCTGCTTTCCCTTGTTGAGCAGCAGATGGTGAAATCTTTGGTTCAACACTCGACACACCCGCTCAGTCAAAAGATATTTCAAGCTCTGGATGTAGAAGCAACCCTGGCTGTAGATGATTTCCAGGAGATATTCGGGAAGGGAATTGAAGGGAATATACAAAATATGGTGTTAAAGATCGGTTCTGGCTCCTGGCTGGGTCTCGAGGCAAATCTGATAAATACAGAAGACTTAAAAACCAGAGTATATCTGAGCATTGATGGTAAGGTCAAAGGCTCGTTTCTGATTGCCAATGTTTACCGTCAGGGATTACGCCCCATGTTGGCAAAATTGCTTAAGCGCTTTAAAATGTATCTTCTATCAGGGGACACGGAGCGAGAAAAAGCAACACTGGTTAATCTGTTTGGCAGCGATACCGGATTGTTTTTTCGCCAGACGCCAGAAGATAAACTGAATTTTATTTCTAAGCTCCAGGGTGATGGTGCACACGTTCTGATGGTGGGCGATGGTTTAAACGATGCCGGAGCACTACGTGCCAGCGAGGTTGGTATCGCTGTTACGGATGATGTGACAGCCTTCTCTCCTGCCAGTGATGCTATTTTGACCGGTGAAAACCTGCATCTTTTGGAGCCATTCATCAAGATGTCCAAAGCCACCATGTCAGTCATTATTACCAGTTTCATCATTTCAATAATTTACAATATTGTAGGAGTTACCTTTGCTGTATGCGGATTGCTATCCCCTCTGATTTCTGCTATTCTCATGCCGGCCAGCTCAATTTCCGTTGTAGTGTTCACTACGGTTACTACCAGCTTGCGCGCCCGCATGATGGGATTAACTTGA
- a CDS encoding cbb3-type cytochrome c oxidase N-terminal domain-containing protein, whose amino-acid sequence MGKITNQLIEHDFDGIQEYDNDLPGWWKSLFWLTIIIAVIYVPYYHLVGDLQEVEYQKEMGTYSEVGMGRGAMTGYSSPFASDGEMTPAMRAEMDKVLDAPFDEQLMRAMSKADSDQLAALEAAFPEVYASYASGGVSAPAAPAASVGSSNETPPEALAILTDDASLEAGKKVWDTQCFSCHLNDGGGMIGPNMTDDYWIHGGDMASIVHLINVGVPAKGMVPWETILTPDQISQVASFIKVKLVGTTPAVAKAPQGDLFEE is encoded by the coding sequence ATGGGCAAAATTACAAATCAACTAATCGAACACGATTTTGATGGAATTCAGGAATACGACAACGACCTTCCGGGTTGGTGGAAATCGCTATTCTGGCTGACGATCATCATCGCAGTTATATATGTTCCCTATTATCACCTAGTTGGTGATTTGCAGGAAGTGGAATATCAAAAAGAAATGGGTACCTATTCTGAAGTTGGAATGGGTCGTGGAGCAATGACCGGTTACTCGTCTCCGTTTGCAAGTGATGGTGAAATGACACCAGCCATGCGTGCTGAAATGGACAAAGTGCTGGATGCCCCCTTTGATGAACAACTTATGCGCGCAATGAGCAAAGCTGACTCAGATCAATTGGCCGCTTTGGAAGCTGCTTTTCCTGAGGTTTATGCAAGCTATGCCAGTGGAGGTGTTTCTGCTCCGGCTGCTCCAGCTGCATCTGTGGGTAGCTCAAATGAAACACCACCGGAAGCACTGGCTATCCTTACCGATGATGCCAGTCTTGAGGCTGGTAAAAAGGTCTGGGACACTCAGTGTTTCAGTTGTCACCTTAACGATGGTGGTGGCATGATCGGTCCAAATATGACGGATGATTACTGGATCCATGGAGGTGATATGGCTTCTATCGTACATCTCATCAATGTGGGCGTTCCGGCCAAGGGAATGGTTCCCTGGGAAACCATCCTTACACCGGATCAGATCAGCCAGGTTGCCAGCTTTATCAAGGTCAAATTGGTGGGAACAACCCCTGCAGTTGCCAAGGCTCCTCAGGGTGATCTTTTTGAGGAATAA
- a CDS encoding Rrf2 family transcriptional regulator: MSFRLTNEGEYAVRLMVYLAGRDKEKLISAREIAENQNIPQRFLRSIVSQFAKQGFLKSFQGNGGGVRLADGAENKTLLEVIEAVEGPIYLNVCMQGEDACQFSSHCAVHLVWHEAQQAVVNILSKKKIKDLAETNLAIAASAILPDTGQLCGVPLAVQKSEAVVGD, from the coding sequence TTGTCATTTCGATTAACTAACGAAGGTGAATATGCTGTAAGGCTGATGGTCTATTTGGCTGGTCGGGATAAAGAAAAACTGATCTCAGCTCGTGAGATTGCCGAGAATCAAAATATTCCACAGCGTTTTCTGCGCTCTATCGTTTCACAATTTGCCAAACAGGGATTTTTAAAATCATTCCAGGGGAATGGTGGTGGGGTACGCCTGGCTGATGGAGCTGAAAATAAAACCCTGTTGGAAGTTATAGAGGCCGTGGAAGGTCCAATTTATCTGAATGTCTGTATGCAGGGTGAGGATGCCTGCCAGTTTTCCAGCCACTGTGCTGTTCATCTGGTCTGGCATGAAGCTCAGCAGGCAGTTGTCAATATCCTGAGCAAAAAAAAGATCAAGGATCTGGCAGAAACAAATCTGGCCATAGCCGCCAGCGCTATATTGCCCGACACGGGTCAACTCTGTGGCGTTCCGTTGGCTGTCCAAAAATCCGAGGCTGTTGTTGGCGATTAA